Proteins encoded within one genomic window of Scheffersomyces stipitis CBS 6054 chromosome 3, complete sequence:
- the OPR1 gene encoding 12-oxophytodienoate reductase 1 (12-oxophytodienoate-10,11-reductase 1) (OPDA-reductase 1) (AtOPR1) (FS-AT-I) (OYE) (go_function oxidoreductase activity~go_process electron transport) translates to MSTDKLFTPLKIGDLQLAHRVIMAPLTRYRAENYLPGSLMETYYSQRATPGGLLITEGTTISSTAGLHPDSPRIDTAESIESWRKVTNAVHDKGGYIFVQLNHCGRSALSKFNDNQQPISSSAIKQLDGLEFELPREMTEADMKNVISDFCKASSNAMEAGFDGIELHSANGYLLDQFLEDNINSRTDMYGGTIENRCRFVLQVIDAICSQLGSSKVGVRISPWDNFQGANDSDPLFHFGYLCEQLEKRSLAYVHIIEARSESNGGLEKDDIKKVSFIPPLKKHLPTTPVFSAGGWNCNNFAGILSETGIDGLAFGRYFISNPDLVHRLQYSASLSKYDRATFYKHLSPVGYIDYPLAVAR, encoded by the exons ATGTCAACTGATAAACTTTTTACTCCTCTTAAGATAGGCGATCTCCAATTGGCTCATCGTGTGATAATGGCTCCCTTAACTAGATACCGCGCTGAAAATTATTTGCCAGGCTCCTTGATGGAAACATATTATTCACAAAGGGCCACTCCAGGAGGTTTACTCATAACTGAGGGCACTACCATCTCATCTACAGCTGGTTTACATCCTGACAGTCCCAGAATTGACACTGCTGAGTCAATCGAAAGCTGGCGGAAAGTTACTAATGCAGTCCACGACAAGGGTGGATATATCTTCGTGCAGTTGAACCATTGTGGAAGATCAGCATTATCTAAATTTAATGATAATCAACagccaatttcttcttctgcaatcAAGCAGTTGG atgggTTGGAATTCGAATTGCCACGCGAAATGACGGAAGCCGACATGAAGAATGTGATATCAGATTTCTGCAAGGCTTCTAGCAACGCCATGGAAGCCGGATTTGATGGCATTGAACTCCATAGCGCCAATGGTTATTtacttgatcaattccTCGAggacaatatcaattcaAGAACTGATATGTACGGCGGAACAATCGAGAACAGATGCAGGTTTGTACTTCAAGTTATAGATGCAATTTGTTCTCAATTGGGGAGTTCCAAAGTAGGTGTTCGTATTTCTCCTTGGGACAACTTCCAGGGTGCCAACGACAGTGATCCATTGTTCCACTTTGGCTATTTGTGCGAACAGTTAGAAAAGAGATCGCTTGCATATGTTCATATCATTGAGGCTCGTTCTGAAAGTAATGGAGGGCTAGAAAAAGATGACATCAAGAAAGTTCTGTT CATTCCACCATTAAAGAAACATTTGCCCACAACACCCGTTTTTTCGGCTGGGGGTTGGAACTGCAATAATTTCGCAGGAATCCTACTGGAAACAGGCATCGATGGATTAGCTTTTGGTCGCTACTTTATTAGTAATCCTGATCTAGTACACCGTCTTCAATACCTGGCATCTCTTAGTAAGTATGACAGGGCAACGTTCTACAAGCATTTGAGTCCAGTTGGCTATATAGACTACCCTTTAGCCGTTGCTAGATAA